In one Mauremys mutica isolate MM-2020 ecotype Southern chromosome 3, ASM2049712v1, whole genome shotgun sequence genomic region, the following are encoded:
- the MEP1A gene encoding meprin A subunit alpha isoform X1 has protein sequence MGQVRRPPKGDARDADAGELREDIPAINLAAGLNLFQGDILLPNERNALRNEIYRWKFPIPYILGDDLDLNAKGVILEVFEMYRLKSCVDFKPYEGESSYIRFQKSNGCWSMVGDRQTGQNLSIGQRCDHKAIVEHELLHAMGFYHEQSRTDRDDYVNIWWDEILPGQSHNFVKYDDTFISDLNTPYDYESVMHYEPLSFNKNEGVPTITAKIPAFNDIIGQRLDFSAVDLERLNRMYNCTSTHTLLDQCAFEFANICGMVQGTGDDADWVHKSSLAGQEDHTLLGRCKDAGSFMYFNTSSGQAEDMALLESRILYPKRTQQCLQFFYKISGSPLDKLVIWVRKDNGTGTVNTLVKVKTFQGDSDHNWKIAHVTLNVQEKFRYVFQGLRGSHSSSSGGIFIDDVTLTETPCPGAVWLIRNFTRILQTSVSGSVMRSPRFYSPEGYGYGITLYPHGTSNSYFPDYTRISFHLCSGENDDVLQWPAENRQAIITVLDQHPDIRNRMSSSRSFTTDKTQVLQNKNDTSIWDKPSVVGTLDPSCNCNRSLDWGWSNFISHKQLSQRNFLKNDDLIIFAEFKDLTYLKKTEVPIKPAQSTTKGLVLERQRRSALDTGPLEDWSSHMRDPCDPNPCHNDGVCVNVKGKASCR, from the exons atggggcag GTTAGACGCCCTCCAAAGGGAGATG CACGTGATGCTGATGCTGGTGAATTGAGGGAGGACATTCCAGCAATAAATTTAG CTGCTGGCCTGAACCTCTTTCAGGGGGATATCTTACTGCCA AATGAGCGTAATGCACTGAGAAATGAGATCTACAGATGGAAGTTCCCTATTCCCTATATTCTGGGCGATGACCTAG ATCTGAATGCAAAGGGAGTCATACTTGAAGTGTTTGAAATGTACCGTCTTAAGTCTTGTGTGGATTTCAAGCCATACGAAGGAGAGAGCTCCTACATACGATTTCAAAAATCTAATGG gtgCTGGTCCATGGTGGGTGACCGACAGACTGGACAAAACCTTTCCATTGGGCAGCGGTGTGACCATAAAGCTATCGTAGAACATGAGCTCTTGCATGCAATGGGATTTTATCATGAACAATCCAGGACAGACCGGGATGATTACGTGAACATCTGGTGGGATGAAATTCTTCCAG GCCAATCTCACAACTTTGTGAAGTACGACGACACATTCATCTCCGACCTGAACACCCCTTACGATTATGAATCAGTAATGCATTACGAGCCGTTATCATTTAACAAAAATGAGGGTGTCCCAACAATCACTGCGAAGATACCAGCATTTAATGACATTATTGGGCAGCGCCTGGATTTCAGCGCCGTTGACTTAGAAAGACTCAATCGCATGTACAACTGCA CTTCAACTCACACCCTTTTGGACCAGTGTGCTTTTGAGTTTGCCAATATCTGTGGCATGGTTCAGGGCACCGGAGATGATGCAGACTGGGTCCATAAGAGCAGCCTCGCAGGACAAGAAGACCACACGCTCCTCGGACGCTGCAaag ATGCTGGTTCTTTCATGTACTTCAACACTAGCTCTGGCCAGGCAGAAGATATGGCTCTCCTAGAATCCCGGATCCTTTATCCAAAGAGAACTCAGCAGTGTCTCCAGTTCTTCTATAAGATCTCCGGAAGCCCCTTGGACAAGCTTGTCATCTGGGTTAGAAAGGACAATGGCACCGGGACTGTTAACACACTGGTTAAAGTCAAAACCTTTCaag GAGATAGCGACCACAATTGGAAAATTGCCCATGTGACCCTCAATGTTCAAGAGAAGTTCAGATACGTCTTCCAAGGACTCAGGGGCAGTCACAGCAGCTCATCTGGTGGAATTTTTATTGATGATGTCACCCTAACTGAGACACCGTGCCCCGGTGCTGTATGGCTCATTCGGAACTTCACCCGCATTCTCCAGACTTCTGTTTCAGGCTCTGTGATGCGTAGTCCCCGGTTTTATAGCCCTGAGGGCTATGGTTATGGAATAACTTTGTATCCTCATGGCACATCTAATTCCTACTTTCCAGATTACACCCGCATTTCTTTTCACTTGTGCAGTGGAGAGAATGATGATGTTCTGCAATGGCCTGCTGAGAACAGACAAGCTATTATAACGGTGCTAGACCAGCACCCTGACATCAGGAACAGGATGTCCTCGAGCAGGAGCTTCACGACAGACAAGACCCAGGTTTTGCAGA ATAAAAATGATACTTCAATATGGGATAAACCATCTGTGGTTGGAACATTAGACCCTTCATGCAACTGTAATAGAAGCTTAGACTGGGGCTGGAGTAATTTCATCTCTCACAAACAGCTGAGCCAGAGGAATTTCCTGAAAAACGATGacctcattatttttgcagaatttaaag atctaACCTATCTCAAAAAGACTGAAGTCCCTATTAAACCAGCCCAATCCACCACCAAAGGCCTCGTTCTTGAAAGGCAGAGGAGATCAGCCCTGGACACTGGCCCCCTTGAAGACTGGTCATCCCACATGAGAGACCCGTGTGACCCAAATCCTTGCCACAATGATGGAGTCTGTGTGAATGTGAAAGGGAAAGCAAGCTGCAG GTGA
- the MEP1A gene encoding meprin A subunit alpha isoform X2 produces MYRLKSCVDFKPYEGESSYIRFQKSNGCWSMVGDRQTGQNLSIGQRCDHKAIVEHELLHAMGFYHEQSRTDRDDYVNIWWDEILPGQSHNFVKYDDTFISDLNTPYDYESVMHYEPLSFNKNEGVPTITAKIPAFNDIIGQRLDFSAVDLERLNRMYNCTSTHTLLDQCAFEFANICGMVQGTGDDADWVHKSSLAGQEDHTLLGRCKDAGSFMYFNTSSGQAEDMALLESRILYPKRTQQCLQFFYKISGSPLDKLVIWVRKDNGTGTVNTLVKVKTFQGDSDHNWKIAHVTLNVQEKFRYVFQGLRGSHSSSSGGIFIDDVTLTETPCPGAVWLIRNFTRILQTSVSGSVMRSPRFYSPEGYGYGITLYPHGTSNSYFPDYTRISFHLCSGENDDVLQWPAENRQAIITVLDQHPDIRNRMSSSRSFTTDKTQVLQNKNDTSIWDKPSVVGTLDPSCNCNRSLDWGWSNFISHKQLSQRNFLKNDDLIIFAEFKDLTYLKKTEVPIKPAQSTTKGLVLERQRRSALDTGPLEDWSSHMRDPCDPNPCHNDGVCVNVKGKASCR; encoded by the exons ATGTACCGTCTTAAGTCTTGTGTGGATTTCAAGCCATACGAAGGAGAGAGCTCCTACATACGATTTCAAAAATCTAATGG gtgCTGGTCCATGGTGGGTGACCGACAGACTGGACAAAACCTTTCCATTGGGCAGCGGTGTGACCATAAAGCTATCGTAGAACATGAGCTCTTGCATGCAATGGGATTTTATCATGAACAATCCAGGACAGACCGGGATGATTACGTGAACATCTGGTGGGATGAAATTCTTCCAG GCCAATCTCACAACTTTGTGAAGTACGACGACACATTCATCTCCGACCTGAACACCCCTTACGATTATGAATCAGTAATGCATTACGAGCCGTTATCATTTAACAAAAATGAGGGTGTCCCAACAATCACTGCGAAGATACCAGCATTTAATGACATTATTGGGCAGCGCCTGGATTTCAGCGCCGTTGACTTAGAAAGACTCAATCGCATGTACAACTGCA CTTCAACTCACACCCTTTTGGACCAGTGTGCTTTTGAGTTTGCCAATATCTGTGGCATGGTTCAGGGCACCGGAGATGATGCAGACTGGGTCCATAAGAGCAGCCTCGCAGGACAAGAAGACCACACGCTCCTCGGACGCTGCAaag ATGCTGGTTCTTTCATGTACTTCAACACTAGCTCTGGCCAGGCAGAAGATATGGCTCTCCTAGAATCCCGGATCCTTTATCCAAAGAGAACTCAGCAGTGTCTCCAGTTCTTCTATAAGATCTCCGGAAGCCCCTTGGACAAGCTTGTCATCTGGGTTAGAAAGGACAATGGCACCGGGACTGTTAACACACTGGTTAAAGTCAAAACCTTTCaag GAGATAGCGACCACAATTGGAAAATTGCCCATGTGACCCTCAATGTTCAAGAGAAGTTCAGATACGTCTTCCAAGGACTCAGGGGCAGTCACAGCAGCTCATCTGGTGGAATTTTTATTGATGATGTCACCCTAACTGAGACACCGTGCCCCGGTGCTGTATGGCTCATTCGGAACTTCACCCGCATTCTCCAGACTTCTGTTTCAGGCTCTGTGATGCGTAGTCCCCGGTTTTATAGCCCTGAGGGCTATGGTTATGGAATAACTTTGTATCCTCATGGCACATCTAATTCCTACTTTCCAGATTACACCCGCATTTCTTTTCACTTGTGCAGTGGAGAGAATGATGATGTTCTGCAATGGCCTGCTGAGAACAGACAAGCTATTATAACGGTGCTAGACCAGCACCCTGACATCAGGAACAGGATGTCCTCGAGCAGGAGCTTCACGACAGACAAGACCCAGGTTTTGCAGA ATAAAAATGATACTTCAATATGGGATAAACCATCTGTGGTTGGAACATTAGACCCTTCATGCAACTGTAATAGAAGCTTAGACTGGGGCTGGAGTAATTTCATCTCTCACAAACAGCTGAGCCAGAGGAATTTCCTGAAAAACGATGacctcattatttttgcagaatttaaag atctaACCTATCTCAAAAAGACTGAAGTCCCTATTAAACCAGCCCAATCCACCACCAAAGGCCTCGTTCTTGAAAGGCAGAGGAGATCAGCCCTGGACACTGGCCCCCTTGAAGACTGGTCATCCCACATGAGAGACCCGTGTGACCCAAATCCTTGCCACAATGATGGAGTCTGTGTGAATGTGAAAGGGAAAGCAAGCTGCAG GTGA